The region CGTTGTGGCCGGCGCGCAGGGAGGCGCGGCGCCAGAGGTCCGTGAACTGGCGGGAAGCATCGGAGATCAGGATGCCCTCGGCGAGGGCGCGCTCGGTCGTGATGCCAGTGAGCTCGGCGAGATCGTCCGGAATCGTCCAGCCGTCAGGCTTGATCAACACGTCGAGCGTCGCGATGGTGTTGCCATTTCGTTCGTCGCACAACTGGGCCGCGAGTTGCGTGACATGCGGCTGAGACGGATCTTCGGACGGCAGATTCCATTGCGGCAAGCCATTCGTTTCCGTGTCGTAGAAGATGATCAGTTCCATGTGTGGGTGTGTCCTTTGGTATGTCGATCGATGGACAGTTACGCGGCTTGTGCAATGTGGGTGGCGAGCAGCTCGCCGTTTTCGATCCAGTGAGCGCGAGTCGTCTGCGCAAGGCCTTCCGGCACCTTCTTCAACGTGCCAAATACCAGCGCGGTCGTGATTTCGCCCTGCGCGGCCATATCGTCGAGAAGCGCGAGCAGATCGCCGCGGCCCGGGATGTCGAGAACATCGAAGCGGTCGAAAGAAACGAGGCGGCTTTCGGACAGCACCGCGATCGTCAGTGCCACGAGCGCATCGACGCGATACTTTTCCGACTCGCTGAGCAGGGAATACAGTCGGTTGCCGGCGCGGATCGCCATGTCTGCTCCGATCTCGGGGACCGCCCAGTTTGCGAACGCCGCCAGCGAAGCGAGTTGACCGTTGATCGGCGCGAGCGCCTTGGCAAGCATGTCGCCCGGGATACCATCCGGCGACAGCGCGTCGGCGATCGCGAGCCACTGTGCGATATCGGTGTGGTGGCCAGTCGCGTCCTTCGTCTTCGTTGCTGCCGATTCGGCGGCACGCTTCGCGTTGTTCAGTTTGTCGAGCTCAGCCCGCAGGTTGGTACGCTGCTCCGTGGCCGCCGTGACGCTGCGGCGTGCGGCGGTCAGGTCTTCGTCCGTGACCTTTTCGAGGTCGGCCTTCAATTTCAGCGATTCGGACGCGGCGCGTGCGGCGGCCAGATCACGCTCATCGTTGGCAACCGCGCGCATCATCAGATCACGCGCCTTGATAAGCTCCGGCACCTTGGCGCGCGCGTCGGCGTCGCCATTGGCACCAGGCTCGCCGTATTGACCGACGTACGCCCCGTACGCGTCCGCAGCAGTCGAGAAATCGTAGTTGTCCCACGGCAGGATCGCGCCGGTATCGCGCTGAACGACACCTTCGCTTTCAGCGATAATCGTCGTGAACTCGCGCACTGCCGTGGCCAGTTCGTGCACCAGGCCTTCGCGCGGCGCGTCGCCGGCACGCTGTTGCGCTTCCAGCAGTGCTGCCTCCGCTAGGGCGAGGTTCTGTTTGTCGGTGGCCAACTTTGCTTCGATGCGCGTGACGTTCTCAGCCAACTCCGCGTTGCGCTCTGCGCTCACGACGGCTGCCGTGTAAGCGTCATGTTTCACTTGCAGCGCCCCGACCTCTTTGTTCGCTGCAGCGAGCCGGCCGTCGACGGCGACCAGTTGCTCCGTGATGTCGGCATGCCGTTTGAGGTCAAACAGCGGCACCTCCGCCTCCCAGCCTTCGCCTTTTTCCGAACCCCACTGCTCTCCAGTCACCGTCTTCCATGCGCCCTTCGCCTCACGCGCCTCGTCTTCGGCGAACTTCACCGCCGCCGGAAAACCGGAGCGCAGCATCGGCAGCACTTTCTCGACCTTTGCCATATCGCATTTGCGCTCGAGCAGCGAACCCTTCACGGCTTCCGGCGTGGCCCGCAGTCCGGTCAGGTCGAACAGGAAGGTACGGCGCTCATCCGCCTTCATGCTGGCAAACATCGAAGGCTCTAGGACATACGGCAGCGCGCCGGTGTACACCTTCAGGCCGCTGTGCTTGCCGTCGGGTAGCGTCAGGCTCGCGGTGCCCTCGTCGGTCTCGACCGACACGAGCGCCTTCTTCGCGCCTTCCGTGAC is a window of Paraburkholderia sp. D15 DNA encoding:
- a CDS encoding AAA family ATPase; this translates as MRIQHITAKHFVGARAVDLDIDTPVTVFAGPNGAGKSSLREAISAALTGDVSRVALKKDYPSMVTEGAKKALVSVETDEGTASLTLPDGKHSGLKVYTGALPYVLEPSMFASMKADERRTFLFDLTGLRATPEAVKGSLLERKCDMAKVEKVLPMLRSGFPAAVKFAEDEAREAKGAWKTVTGEQWGSEKGEGWEAEVPLFDLKRHADITEQLVAVDGRLAAANKEVGALQVKHDAYTAAVVSAERNAELAENVTRIEAKLATDKQNLALAEAALLEAQQRAGDAPREGLVHELATAVREFTTIIAESEGVVQRDTGAILPWDNYDFSTAADAYGAYVGQYGEPGANGDADARAKVPELIKARDLMMRAVANDERDLAAARAASESLKLKADLEKVTDEDLTAARRSVTAATEQRTNLRAELDKLNNAKRAAESAATKTKDATGHHTDIAQWLAIADALSPDGIPGDMLAKALAPINGQLASLAAFANWAVPEIGADMAIRAGNRLYSLLSESEKYRVDALVALTIAVLSESRLVSFDRFDVLDIPGRGDLLALLDDMAAQGEITTALVFGTLKKVPEGLAQTTRAHWIENGELLATHIAQAA